The Glycine soja cultivar W05 chromosome 8, ASM419377v2, whole genome shotgun sequence genome has a window encoding:
- the LOC114421954 gene encoding WD repeat-containing protein 44-like isoform X3, which translates to MSFDDSSISLGLERIRECSGAISNACILHTDPVVSEKLILSGGKAASEEKVYLDEVKGCSQDEADANFQGKVHEFSSTAEEHRPREADSQEEFQDFNMSKRKRKNWWKRFVNIRKGGEGNAGTNKTRRIKVRQNKKRWLEFSGLYLGQEVRAHKGLIWKMKFSPCGQYLASGGEDGVVCIWRVTSLDKSSICSTTEDSTSNSKVECDNSSPRNKHSSQPFIFLPNSIFQIEESPLQEFFGHSSDVLDLAWSNSDILLSSSMDKTVRLWQIGCNQCLNVFHHNDYAVTCIQFNPVDENYFISGSIDGKVRIWGIREERVIDWADIRDVISAISYQQDGKGFVVGSVTGTCCFYVASGTYFQLEAQIDVHGKKKVSGNKITGIQFSQKNSQRIMITSEDSKICIFDGTELVQKYKGLPKSGSQMSGSFTSSGKNIISVGEDSHVYIWNFDDMGNASSKQTKSERSCEYFFSKGVTVAIPWSGMKADQRDSSGNYSHRSSEMPTQQLEVAPETRDHELFSLGNWFATDGSCRGSMTWPEEKLPSWDLPIAEEDQQLSHKDNCHDRSVSETWGLSIVAAGCDGTIKTFHNFGLPVRL; encoded by the exons ATGAGCTTTGATGATTCGTCCATCAGCTTGGGATTGGAGAGGATCAGGGAGTGCAGTGGGGCAATCTCAAATGCTTGCATTTTGCATACTGATCCAGTAGTATCTGAGAAGTTGATTCTCTCAGGAGGCAAAGCAGCTTCTGAAGAAAAAGTCTATTTGGATGAAGTGAAAGGGTGTTCCCAAGATGAAGCAGATGCAAACTTTCAAGGGAAAGTGCATGAGTTCTCTTCTACAGCTGAGGAGCACAGACCCAGAGAAGCTGATTCACAAGAAGAATTTCAGGATTTTAATATGAgtaaaagaaagaggaaaaactgGTGGAAGCGCTTTGTGAACATCAGGAAAGGCGGTGAAGGAAATGCAGGGACAAATAAAACTCGAAGAATAAAGGTGAGGCAGAATAAAAAGAGGTGGCTGGAGTTCAGTGGCCTATACCTTGGACAAGAGGTTAGAGCACACAAAGGCCTAATCTGGAAAATGAAATTTAGTCCCTGTGGTCAGTATTTAGCAAGTGGAGGTGAAGATGGTGTTGTTTGCATATGGCGTGTTACATCACTGGATAAGTCCAGTATTTGTTCCACCACAGAAGACAGTACTTCTAATAGTAAAGTGGAATGTGACAACTCTTCTCCTCGGAACAAACACTCAAGTCAACCCTTCATTTTCCTTCCAAATAGTATTTTTCAAATTGAGGAATCACCACTGCAAGAATTCTTTGGTCATTCCAGTGATGTCTTGGATTTGGCTTGGTCTAATTCAGAT ATTCTCCTTTCATCTTCTATGGACAAGACTGTCCGCTTGTGGCAAATTGGTTGTAATCAATGTCTAAATGTTTTCCATCACAATGACTATG CAGTGACATGCATTCAGTTCAACCCTGTTGATGAAAATTACTTCATTAGTGGGTCCATTGATGGTAAGGTTCGAATATGGGGGATACGTGAAGAGCGAGTTATTGACTGGGCAGATATACGAGATGTCATAAGTGCTATAAGTTACCAGCAAGATGGGAAA GGATTTGTAGTTGGTTCTGTTACAGGCACTTGTTGTTTTTATGTTGCTTCTG GAACATATTTCCAGCTTGAGGCACAGATAGATGTCCATGGAAAAAAGAAAGTGTCAGGCAACAAGATTACCGGCATTCAG TTCTCCCAAAAAAACAGTCAGAGAATAATGATCACATCAGAAGATtctaaaatttgtatatttgatgGCACTGAGCTTGTTCAGAAATACAAAG GTCTTCCTAAGTCAGGAAGTCAGATGTCTGGTTCATTTACATCAAGTGGAAAAAATATAATCTCAGTTGGAGAGGACTCCCATGTATATATTTGGAACTTTGATGACATGGGAAATGCTTCTTCGAAACAGACGAAATCTGAACGCTCCTGTGAGTACTTTTTCTCTAAAGGTGTTACTGTTGCAATACCTTGGTCAGGAATGAAAGCAGATCAAAGGGACTCTAGTGGTAATTATTCCCACCGTTCTTCAGAAATGCCAACCCAACAGCTAGAGGTTGCCCCTGAGACTAGAGATCACGAACTTTTTTCTCTTGGTAATTGGTTCGCCACTGATGGCTCGTGTCGAGGTTCTATGACTTGGCCTGAGGAGAAACTTCCTAGCTGGGATTTACCTATAGCAGAAGAAGACCAGCAGTTATCTCACAAAGATAATTGCCATGACAGAAGTGTATCAGAAACATGGGGACTATCAATTGTGGCAG
- the LOC114421954 gene encoding uncharacterized protein LOC114421954 isoform X1: MLGYDDDDIDVFFDSVDSLSAQDSVLGKEGFDSERCGYDEIWVKEPVSVKERRERFLQGLGLADAASKVCSQEKMSFDDSSISLGLERIRECSGAISNACILHTDPVVSEKLILSGGKAASEEKVYLDEVKGCSQDEADANFQGKVHEFSSTAEEHRPREADSQEEFQDFNMSKRKRKNWWKRFVNIRKGGEGNAGTNKTRRIKVRQNKKRWLEFSGLYLGQEVRAHKGLIWKMKFSPCGQYLASGGEDGVVCIWRVTSLDKSSICSTTEDSTSNSKVECDNSSPRNKHSSQPFIFLPNSIFQIEESPLQEFFGHSSDVLDLAWSNSDILLSSSMDKTVRLWQIGCNQCLNVFHHNDYAVTCIQFNPVDENYFISGSIDGKVRIWGIREERVIDWADIRDVISAISYQQDGKGFVVGSVTGTCCFYVASGTYFQLEAQIDVHGKKKVSGNKITGIQFSQKNSQRIMITSEDSKICIFDGTELVQKYKGLPKSGSQMSGSFTSSGKNIISVGEDSHVYIWNFDDMGNASSKQTKSERSCEYFFSKGVTVAIPWSGMKADQRDSSGNYSHRSSEMPTQQLEVAPETRDHELFSLGNWFATDGSCRGSMTWPEEKLPSWDLPIAEEDQQLSHKDNCHDRSVSETWGLSIVAAGCDGTIKTFHNFGLPVRL; the protein is encoded by the exons ATGCTGGGCTATGATGATGACGATATCGATGTGTTCTTTGACTCAGTGGATAGTTTGTCAGCTCAAGATTCTGTTTTAGGCAAAGAAGGGTTTGATTCTGAAAGGTGTGGTTATGACGAAATTTGGGTGAAGGAGCCTGTTAGTGTGAAGGAGAGGAGGGAACGTTTTCTGCAGGGTTTGGGTTTAGCTGATGCTGCTTCCAAGGTTTGTTCACAAGAGAAAATGAGCTTTGATGATTCGTCCATCAGCTTGGGATTGGAGAGGATCAGGGAGTGCAGTGGGGCAATCTCAAATGCTTGCATTTTGCATACTGATCCAGTAGTATCTGAGAAGTTGATTCTCTCAGGAGGCAAAGCAGCTTCTGAAGAAAAAGTCTATTTGGATGAAGTGAAAGGGTGTTCCCAAGATGAAGCAGATGCAAACTTTCAAGGGAAAGTGCATGAGTTCTCTTCTACAGCTGAGGAGCACAGACCCAGAGAAGCTGATTCACAAGAAGAATTTCAGGATTTTAATATGAgtaaaagaaagaggaaaaactgGTGGAAGCGCTTTGTGAACATCAGGAAAGGCGGTGAAGGAAATGCAGGGACAAATAAAACTCGAAGAATAAAGGTGAGGCAGAATAAAAAGAGGTGGCTGGAGTTCAGTGGCCTATACCTTGGACAAGAGGTTAGAGCACACAAAGGCCTAATCTGGAAAATGAAATTTAGTCCCTGTGGTCAGTATTTAGCAAGTGGAGGTGAAGATGGTGTTGTTTGCATATGGCGTGTTACATCACTGGATAAGTCCAGTATTTGTTCCACCACAGAAGACAGTACTTCTAATAGTAAAGTGGAATGTGACAACTCTTCTCCTCGGAACAAACACTCAAGTCAACCCTTCATTTTCCTTCCAAATAGTATTTTTCAAATTGAGGAATCACCACTGCAAGAATTCTTTGGTCATTCCAGTGATGTCTTGGATTTGGCTTGGTCTAATTCAGAT ATTCTCCTTTCATCTTCTATGGACAAGACTGTCCGCTTGTGGCAAATTGGTTGTAATCAATGTCTAAATGTTTTCCATCACAATGACTATG CAGTGACATGCATTCAGTTCAACCCTGTTGATGAAAATTACTTCATTAGTGGGTCCATTGATGGTAAGGTTCGAATATGGGGGATACGTGAAGAGCGAGTTATTGACTGGGCAGATATACGAGATGTCATAAGTGCTATAAGTTACCAGCAAGATGGGAAA GGATTTGTAGTTGGTTCTGTTACAGGCACTTGTTGTTTTTATGTTGCTTCTG GAACATATTTCCAGCTTGAGGCACAGATAGATGTCCATGGAAAAAAGAAAGTGTCAGGCAACAAGATTACCGGCATTCAG TTCTCCCAAAAAAACAGTCAGAGAATAATGATCACATCAGAAGATtctaaaatttgtatatttgatgGCACTGAGCTTGTTCAGAAATACAAAG GTCTTCCTAAGTCAGGAAGTCAGATGTCTGGTTCATTTACATCAAGTGGAAAAAATATAATCTCAGTTGGAGAGGACTCCCATGTATATATTTGGAACTTTGATGACATGGGAAATGCTTCTTCGAAACAGACGAAATCTGAACGCTCCTGTGAGTACTTTTTCTCTAAAGGTGTTACTGTTGCAATACCTTGGTCAGGAATGAAAGCAGATCAAAGGGACTCTAGTGGTAATTATTCCCACCGTTCTTCAGAAATGCCAACCCAACAGCTAGAGGTTGCCCCTGAGACTAGAGATCACGAACTTTTTTCTCTTGGTAATTGGTTCGCCACTGATGGCTCGTGTCGAGGTTCTATGACTTGGCCTGAGGAGAAACTTCCTAGCTGGGATTTACCTATAGCAGAAGAAGACCAGCAGTTATCTCACAAAGATAATTGCCATGACAGAAGTGTATCAGAAACATGGGGACTATCAATTGTGGCAG
- the LOC114421954 gene encoding uncharacterized protein LOC114421954 isoform X2, with translation MLGYDDDDIDVFFDSVDSLSAQDSVLGKEGFDSERCGYDEIWVKEPVSVKERRERFLQGLGLADAASKVCSQEKMSFDDSSISLGLERIRECSGAISNACILHTDPVVSEKLILSGGKAASEEKVYLDEVKGCSQDEADANFQGKVHEFSSTAEEHRPREADSQEEFQDFNMSKRKRKNWWKRFVNIRKGGEGNAGTNKTRRIKVRQNKKRWLEFSGLYLGQEVRAHKGLIWKMKFSPCGQYLASGGEDGVVCIWRVTSLDKSSICSTTEDSTSNSKVECDNSSPRNKHSSQPFIFLPNSIFQIEESPLQEFFGHSSDVLDLAWSNSDILLSSSMDKTVRLWQIGCNQCLNVFHHNDYVTCIQFNPVDENYFISGSIDGKVRIWGIREERVIDWADIRDVISAISYQQDGKGFVVGSVTGTCCFYVASGTYFQLEAQIDVHGKKKVSGNKITGIQFSQKNSQRIMITSEDSKICIFDGTELVQKYKGLPKSGSQMSGSFTSSGKNIISVGEDSHVYIWNFDDMGNASSKQTKSERSCEYFFSKGVTVAIPWSGMKADQRDSSGNYSHRSSEMPTQQLEVAPETRDHELFSLGNWFATDGSCRGSMTWPEEKLPSWDLPIAEEDQQLSHKDNCHDRSVSETWGLSIVAAGCDGTIKTFHNFGLPVRL, from the exons ATGCTGGGCTATGATGATGACGATATCGATGTGTTCTTTGACTCAGTGGATAGTTTGTCAGCTCAAGATTCTGTTTTAGGCAAAGAAGGGTTTGATTCTGAAAGGTGTGGTTATGACGAAATTTGGGTGAAGGAGCCTGTTAGTGTGAAGGAGAGGAGGGAACGTTTTCTGCAGGGTTTGGGTTTAGCTGATGCTGCTTCCAAGGTTTGTTCACAAGAGAAAATGAGCTTTGATGATTCGTCCATCAGCTTGGGATTGGAGAGGATCAGGGAGTGCAGTGGGGCAATCTCAAATGCTTGCATTTTGCATACTGATCCAGTAGTATCTGAGAAGTTGATTCTCTCAGGAGGCAAAGCAGCTTCTGAAGAAAAAGTCTATTTGGATGAAGTGAAAGGGTGTTCCCAAGATGAAGCAGATGCAAACTTTCAAGGGAAAGTGCATGAGTTCTCTTCTACAGCTGAGGAGCACAGACCCAGAGAAGCTGATTCACAAGAAGAATTTCAGGATTTTAATATGAgtaaaagaaagaggaaaaactgGTGGAAGCGCTTTGTGAACATCAGGAAAGGCGGTGAAGGAAATGCAGGGACAAATAAAACTCGAAGAATAAAGGTGAGGCAGAATAAAAAGAGGTGGCTGGAGTTCAGTGGCCTATACCTTGGACAAGAGGTTAGAGCACACAAAGGCCTAATCTGGAAAATGAAATTTAGTCCCTGTGGTCAGTATTTAGCAAGTGGAGGTGAAGATGGTGTTGTTTGCATATGGCGTGTTACATCACTGGATAAGTCCAGTATTTGTTCCACCACAGAAGACAGTACTTCTAATAGTAAAGTGGAATGTGACAACTCTTCTCCTCGGAACAAACACTCAAGTCAACCCTTCATTTTCCTTCCAAATAGTATTTTTCAAATTGAGGAATCACCACTGCAAGAATTCTTTGGTCATTCCAGTGATGTCTTGGATTTGGCTTGGTCTAATTCAGAT ATTCTCCTTTCATCTTCTATGGACAAGACTGTCCGCTTGTGGCAAATTGGTTGTAATCAATGTCTAAATGTTTTCCATCACAATGACTATG TGACATGCATTCAGTTCAACCCTGTTGATGAAAATTACTTCATTAGTGGGTCCATTGATGGTAAGGTTCGAATATGGGGGATACGTGAAGAGCGAGTTATTGACTGGGCAGATATACGAGATGTCATAAGTGCTATAAGTTACCAGCAAGATGGGAAA GGATTTGTAGTTGGTTCTGTTACAGGCACTTGTTGTTTTTATGTTGCTTCTG GAACATATTTCCAGCTTGAGGCACAGATAGATGTCCATGGAAAAAAGAAAGTGTCAGGCAACAAGATTACCGGCATTCAG TTCTCCCAAAAAAACAGTCAGAGAATAATGATCACATCAGAAGATtctaaaatttgtatatttgatgGCACTGAGCTTGTTCAGAAATACAAAG GTCTTCCTAAGTCAGGAAGTCAGATGTCTGGTTCATTTACATCAAGTGGAAAAAATATAATCTCAGTTGGAGAGGACTCCCATGTATATATTTGGAACTTTGATGACATGGGAAATGCTTCTTCGAAACAGACGAAATCTGAACGCTCCTGTGAGTACTTTTTCTCTAAAGGTGTTACTGTTGCAATACCTTGGTCAGGAATGAAAGCAGATCAAAGGGACTCTAGTGGTAATTATTCCCACCGTTCTTCAGAAATGCCAACCCAACAGCTAGAGGTTGCCCCTGAGACTAGAGATCACGAACTTTTTTCTCTTGGTAATTGGTTCGCCACTGATGGCTCGTGTCGAGGTTCTATGACTTGGCCTGAGGAGAAACTTCCTAGCTGGGATTTACCTATAGCAGAAGAAGACCAGCAGTTATCTCACAAAGATAATTGCCATGACAGAAGTGTATCAGAAACATGGGGACTATCAATTGTGGCAG